The following coding sequences lie in one Changpingibacter yushuensis genomic window:
- a CDS encoding aldo/keto reductase has translation MRERTVGRSGLVVGEIGLGTLTWGRDTNEDEARGQVQALLDAGGNLIDTSPAFGHGAAETLVGKLTTHEFPRQQLVLCTRAGFTRGPNGLRFGAGRGSIQDSVNDSLERLATDYVDVLLLGAPDPIASDEETATALAKLVTSGTVRYIGIMGYPAWRAAILQQLLKERHLPSLSVIETEYSLLARECEDQLLPFAEYCGLGTFAASPLGRGVLTGKYRRSIPPTSRAASEHLSAFVEPYLRDRQRRVVEALARAADGLGRSLSDVALSWTLRNPAISSALVGARTAAQFTSALASGEALPELVAAALDDVTD, from the coding sequence ATGAGGGAACGCACAGTTGGCCGAAGTGGCCTCGTCGTCGGCGAAATTGGCCTAGGCACACTGACTTGGGGCCGCGATACGAATGAAGACGAAGCACGCGGGCAGGTCCAAGCACTGTTGGATGCGGGCGGTAATCTCATCGATACTTCGCCCGCTTTTGGTCATGGTGCAGCCGAAACGCTTGTAGGAAAGCTCACAACGCATGAGTTTCCCCGCCAGCAGTTGGTTCTGTGCACACGTGCCGGATTCACCCGCGGACCAAACGGCCTGCGCTTCGGTGCTGGTCGTGGCTCCATTCAGGACTCTGTAAACGATTCGCTAGAACGCCTCGCAACTGACTACGTAGATGTCCTTCTACTTGGAGCGCCCGATCCCATTGCTTCAGATGAGGAAACGGCAACTGCACTTGCCAAGCTTGTCACATCAGGAACAGTCAGATACATCGGAATCATGGGCTATCCAGCATGGCGGGCAGCCATACTCCAGCAGCTCTTGAAGGAACGGCATCTTCCATCTCTCAGCGTCATTGAGACCGAGTATTCGTTACTAGCCCGCGAATGCGAAGACCAGCTCCTGCCATTTGCTGAGTACTGCGGTTTGGGAACGTTTGCTGCCTCCCCATTGGGACGTGGAGTGCTTACCGGTAAGTACCGCCGGTCAATTCCGCCAACTTCACGTGCAGCTTCAGAGCATTTATCGGCTTTCGTAGAGCCCTACCTTCGCGATCGGCAACGTCGAGTTGTAGAAGCGCTGGCACGGGCCGCCGATGGCCTTGGCCGCAGCTTGAGTGATGTGGCGCTTTCGTGGACTCTTCGCAATCCCGCAATTAGCTCGGCATTGGTGGGGGCACGCACGGCGGCGCAGTTCACATCTGCGCTCGCGTCCGGTGAGGCGCTGCCCGAACTTGTTGCGGCAGCCTTGGACGACGTAACAGACTAA
- a CDS encoding undecaprenyl-diphosphate phosphatase: protein MGIFEAIILGLLQGLTEFLPISSSAHIRIFGDLFGWGDPGAAFTAIIQIGTELAVIVYFWHDIVSIITKWFRALPFGWKNPVKQSDPDVRLGWIIIIATIPIGVLGFIFQDTIETSLRNLYITAFVLAVFGLLLGLADKFSKRTIKLEDMSIRDGLIVGFGQALALIPGVSRSGGTITTALLLGYTREAAARASFLLAVPAVLASGFFQLFKSSGDGTLVLGPTILAAIIAFVVGYAVIVWFLKMISTKSYTVFVVYRVLLAILVVVLLGVGALSVF, encoded by the coding sequence GTGGGTATTTTTGAGGCTATTATCTTGGGACTCTTGCAGGGACTAACAGAGTTCCTGCCTATCTCGTCATCGGCGCACATTCGCATCTTTGGCGACCTATTCGGGTGGGGAGATCCCGGCGCAGCTTTCACCGCCATCATTCAGATCGGCACAGAGCTGGCAGTCATTGTGTACTTCTGGCATGACATCGTATCGATTATCACGAAGTGGTTCCGAGCGTTGCCTTTTGGCTGGAAGAACCCAGTCAAGCAGTCAGATCCAGATGTGCGTTTGGGATGGATCATCATCATCGCGACGATCCCGATCGGAGTGTTGGGATTCATCTTCCAGGACACAATTGAAACAAGCCTACGAAACCTCTATATCACGGCCTTCGTGTTGGCTGTGTTCGGTTTGTTGCTGGGGCTTGCTGACAAGTTCTCAAAGCGCACGATCAAGCTGGAGGACATGTCCATTCGAGATGGTCTCATCGTTGGTTTCGGGCAAGCCTTGGCATTGATTCCAGGCGTTTCCCGTTCCGGCGGTACTATCACTACCGCACTGCTGCTGGGGTACACACGCGAGGCCGCCGCACGTGCCTCATTCTTGTTGGCAGTTCCAGCTGTGCTGGCTTCTGGCTTCTTCCAACTGTTTAAGTCAAGTGGTGACGGAACTCTAGTTCTTGGGCCGACCATCCTTGCAGCCATCATCGCCTTTGTGGTGGGCTATGCGGTTATCGTGTGGTTCCTCAAGATGATTTCCACGAAGTCGTACACGGTATTCGTTGTATACCGCGTGCTCTTGGCGATCCTCGTGGTTGTGCTGCTGGGCGTGGGAGCTTTGTCAGTCTTCTGA
- a CDS encoding RecB family exonuclease: MTKHAALSPSRTKDFKQCPLMFRFRVIDKMPEPPSPEALRGTLVHSVLEHLFDVEAASRTEQTAQDLLQPRWDAHLAKNPADSGLFDSPAALDEWLGSARTLIGNYFKMENPQFLAPRAREKFVNATLPSGLHIRGIIDRIDVSPQGDTRVVDYKTGKSPSPRYQNGAIFQMRFYAAALFLSTDQLPARTQLIYLKDGRTLTYDPVPADVDSLALELDSAWSAIEERLDSGEFEPKRGPLCNWCKFQEICPEFGGQPPQMSSKGAQTLRTAKGEASGN, translated from the coding sequence ATGACAAAGCACGCAGCACTATCGCCCTCTCGGACCAAGGATTTTAAGCAGTGCCCTCTCATGTTCCGTTTTCGTGTTATCGACAAGATGCCCGAACCTCCCTCACCCGAAGCTCTGCGCGGTACCCTTGTGCATTCTGTTCTGGAGCATCTCTTTGATGTGGAGGCGGCCTCACGCACGGAGCAGACGGCCCAGGATTTGCTGCAACCGCGCTGGGATGCTCACCTTGCCAAGAACCCGGCTGATAGCGGACTCTTTGACTCACCCGCAGCACTAGACGAATGGCTAGGCAGCGCGCGCACCTTGATCGGCAACTACTTCAAAATGGAGAACCCGCAGTTCCTAGCTCCACGCGCACGCGAAAAGTTTGTCAATGCCACTCTGCCGTCTGGTCTGCACATCCGTGGCATTATCGACAGAATCGATGTTTCACCTCAAGGAGACACTCGGGTTGTCGATTACAAAACCGGCAAGTCGCCCTCTCCGCGATACCAAAATGGCGCGATCTTCCAAATGCGCTTCTATGCGGCGGCGCTCTTTCTCTCCACTGACCAGCTTCCGGCACGCACCCAACTGATCTATCTCAAGGACGGCCGCACACTCACCTATGATCCCGTGCCTGCAGATGTTGACTCGCTTGCACTCGAACTGGATTCGGCGTGGTCAGCTATTGAGGAACGCCTTGACAGCGGTGAGTTCGAGCCCAAACGCGGACCATTGTGCAACTGGTGCAAGTTCCAAGAGATCTGCCCAGAATTTGGGGGCCAGCCGCCACAGATGAGCAGCAAAGGAGCCCAAACCTTGCGAACTGCAAAAGGTGAGGCCTCGGGAAACTGA
- a CDS encoding tRNA (adenine-N1)-methyltransferase, giving the protein MSEHAADRRRGPFRAGERVQLTDPKGRQYTISLTRDGYFHSTRGSFSHSELIGADEGTVIETKEGKRFLALRPLITDYVLSMPRGATVVYPKDAAQIVHMADVFPGARVFEAGVGSGALSISLLSALGSDGHLTSAELRPEFAEIAQGNVRSWYGEEVLPWEVKIGDAAAVLTAMEPASLDHVILDMLAPWEIIDSASHALRPGGVILVYVATTTQMSRFVETLRSTDRFTEPQASETLVRTWHLEGLAVRPDHRMVAHTGFLVVARKLSEKSSPLIPARRPAKAAYSEAFEWEDNELAERSISAKKLRRVRRDVAHRQDVEITGDSTAGTHGAEIRAKIDAEISERNQANWEARIAARDAHDDTDQ; this is encoded by the coding sequence ATGAGTGAACACGCCGCAGACCGCCGTCGAGGACCATTTCGTGCTGGGGAACGGGTGCAACTGACTGATCCCAAAGGCCGCCAGTACACGATCTCTTTGACCCGAGACGGCTATTTCCATTCGACCCGCGGGTCCTTTAGCCACTCTGAGCTGATCGGTGCCGATGAAGGCACTGTCATTGAGACAAAAGAGGGCAAGCGTTTTCTCGCATTGCGCCCACTCATTACCGACTACGTTCTTTCGATGCCACGCGGTGCCACAGTTGTGTACCCAAAGGATGCGGCACAAATCGTGCATATGGCTGACGTCTTCCCTGGTGCAAGGGTATTCGAAGCGGGCGTTGGTTCCGGCGCTCTTTCGATCTCTCTGCTCAGTGCGTTGGGCTCCGACGGTCATCTAACTTCGGCAGAGTTGCGCCCAGAGTTTGCTGAGATCGCCCAAGGCAATGTGCGATCGTGGTACGGCGAAGAAGTACTGCCGTGGGAAGTCAAGATCGGCGATGCAGCAGCCGTATTGACTGCGATGGAGCCAGCAAGCCTTGACCACGTTATCCTCGACATGCTTGCGCCGTGGGAGATCATCGATTCGGCTTCCCACGCTCTTCGTCCCGGTGGTGTGATTCTTGTCTATGTGGCGACGACGACCCAGATGTCACGGTTCGTGGAGACCTTACGTAGTACTGACCGGTTCACGGAACCGCAGGCGTCAGAGACACTCGTGCGGACTTGGCATCTTGAGGGACTTGCTGTGCGTCCTGACCATCGAATGGTTGCTCACACAGGCTTCCTTGTTGTGGCTCGCAAGCTTTCTGAGAAGTCATCGCCGCTCATTCCAGCGCGACGTCCAGCGAAGGCCGCATACTCTGAGGCGTTCGAATGGGAAGATAACGAACTTGCTGAACGCTCCATCTCCGCTAAGAAGCTGCGTAGGGTTCGCCGCGACGTCGCACATCGTCAGGACGTGGAGATCACAGGCGATTCCACTGCTGGCACACACGGAGCGGAGATTCGCGCAAAGATTGACGCCGAGATCTCCGAGCGTAATCAAGCCAACTGGGAAGCGCGGATAGCGGCTCGTGACGCGCACGACGATACCGATCAGTAA